The Polyangium mundeleinium genome contains the following window.
AGACCCGCGAGCGCGCGTTTTTCCGTGCGGCGTTCGTCGACGGGCGGGCCTTGTGCGGGGAGCGGGCGTGGCTTGGCGATCGGGAGTTTGACCGTGAACTTCGCGCCTGTGTCCGGGCCGTCGCTCTCGGCGCGTACGGTGCCGCCGTGTGCTTCGACGAGGTGACGCACGATCGAGAGGCCGAGTCCGAGGCCACCCGAGGCGCGCGTGAGCGTGCCGTCGCCTTGGCGGAAGCGCTCGAAGATGTGCGGCAAGAGCTCGGCGCGGATGCCACGGCCGCTGTCGGAGACCACGAGCACCGCCTCGTCGCCTGCGCGCGCGAGCCGCACGTCGATCCGCCCGCCCTTCGGGGTGAACTTGATCGCGTTCGAGAGCAGGTTCCACACGACCTGCTGCAGCCGGCTCGGGTCGCCGAAGATCGGCACGCTGTCCGTGTCGAAGGTTGTGTGCAGCGTGATCTCGCGGTTCGTCGCGCCCGGCGTGACGGAGTGGACCGCGGCTTCGACGACGGGCGCGAACTCCAGGACCGATGGGTCGAGACGGAGCTTGCCTGCTGTGATGCGGGAGGCGTCGAGCAGGTCGTCGATGAGCTTCGCTTGATGCACGGCGTTGCGCTCGATCGATTCGAGCGCGCGGGGCTGGTTGCCTTCGCGGACGGCGCCGGTGCGGAGCATGCGCGCCCAGCCGAGGATGGCGTTGAGCGGCGTGCGCAGCTCGTGCGAGACGACGCCGAGGAACTCGTCCTTCACGCGGCTCGCCTCCTGCGCCTCGTGGAAGAGGCGCGCGTTGTCGAGCGCGAGGGCGGCGCGCTGGCCGAGCTCCTCGGCGAGCGCGAGGTCGGACTGGCCGTAGCGGCCGCGCGTGGTGCCGAACGAGAGCACGCCGAGCGTGTGGCCGCGCGCGATGAGCGGTACGACGATCGCCGACGTGGTGCCGATGCGGCGGATGATCTCGAGGTGCTCGTCGTCGGCGGCGACCGCGCGGAACGAGCCGTCGTCGACCACGCGGAGGAGCTTCGACTTGCCCGTGCGCGCGGCCTCGCTGATCGGGTGGCTCTTGCCGAAGGGGTAACGCGCGCGCATGTCGCGCAGGAGCGCTTCCATCTCGGGATCCTCGTGCAGCGCGTACACGAACTGCGGGGCGCTCTCCTCGTCGAGGCTGCACAGGATGCAGTAGCCCGCGAAGCTCGGCACCGCGACGCGCGCGAGGGACTCGGTGATGGCCGCCGGATCGAGCGAGGCGTTGAGCACGGCGCTCGCCTCGGCGAGCAGGGCGAGGCGCTTGCGCTCGACGTCGGCGTCGGCGCGGGCCTTGCGCTCGGCCTCGTAGAGGTAGGCGCGTTCGAGGGACTGCGTGCAGGTGCGGGCGAGGTGCAGGATGAAGGCGTTGTCCTCGCTCGCGCGCTGGCTCGACCGGTGGTAGCGGAGCGAGAGCCCGCCGATGGCATGATCCTCGACGATGAAGGGCACGGCGGCGACGCCCCACGGCACGTCGGACGTGCTGGTCGCGAGGTGCGGGTAGCGCGCGCGGTAGGCCTCGGCGTCGTCGAAGAAGAGCGGTGTTTGGCTCCGGACGGCGTCCGTGAGCGGCGAGGAGAAGTCGAGCTTCGTGGAGTCGTACCGGTCGAGCGTCTCGCGCGTGTGGCCGATGGCGCGGACGAGGTCGAGGTGCTCGCCGTCGGCGGAGACGGTCGCGACGATGGCCTTGCAGCTCGGCAGCATGTCGCGCACGTGGTCGACGATCGTCTCGGCCACCTTGATGCGGCTCATCGTGTCGGAGAGCGCGGCCGTCATGCGCTGGAGGGCGACGAGGCGCATCGTCGCGAGCTCGGCGGCCGCGCGGGCGCGTTCGGTGGCCTCGTAGAGGCGCGCGCGCTCGAGGGCCTGCGAGGACTGGCGCGCGAGCGTGAGCAGGAACGAGCGGTCCTCGTGCGAGAGGACGCGGGGCTCGCGGAAGGAGAAGAGGATCACGCC
Protein-coding sequences here:
- a CDS encoding GAF domain-containing protein; the protein is MKSTEHRAREPGPTEEQLAFLARAGERLASSLDLRTTLTNLARLSVPTLCDYCVIDLLEEDGRLHRVESVHVDPAKEHLLTAPTSPRESGMWFAEVGPRLLARGEPLLTPSNDAGLAPRSHPFLPPAVLGTVSSINAPLVASGRTIGVLTLATADSGRRYGSADLTIAQDLARRAALAIDNARLHAAEQRAREAAERAAARTSRLQALTSSLAAALTPAQVADAVLQQGLVAVDARAAALALRTQDGSLDIVGALGFAPGTLSRGARVAADAPGPLAEALRRKQPLWLESEAAVAEARALAELDPEGQDPPKAVACLPLLLDDRATGVILFSFREPRVLSHEDRSFLLTLARQSSQALERARLYEATERARAAAELATMRLVALQRMTAALSDTMSRIKVAETIVDHVRDMLPSCKAIVATVSADGEHLDLVRAIGHTRETLDRYDSTKLDFSSPLTDAVRSQTPLFFDDAEAYRARYPHLATSTSDVPWGVAAVPFIVEDHAIGGLSLRYHRSSQRASEDNAFILHLARTCTQSLERAYLYEAERKARADADVERKRLALLAEASAVLNASLDPAAITESLARVAVPSFAGYCILCSLDEESAPQFVYALHEDPEMEALLRDMRARYPFGKSHPISEAARTGKSKLLRVVDDGSFRAVAADDEHLEIIRRIGTTSAIVVPLIARGHTLGVLSFGTTRGRYGQSDLALAEELGQRAALALDNARLFHEAQEASRVKDEFLGVVSHELRTPLNAILGWARMLRTGAVREGNQPRALESIERNAVHQAKLIDDLLDASRITAGKLRLDPSVLEFAPVVEAAVHSVTPGATNREITLHTTFDTDSVPIFGDPSRLQQVVWNLLSNAIKFTPKGGRIDVRLARAGDEAVLVVSDSGRGIRAELLPHIFERFRQGDGTLTRASGGLGLGLSIVRHLVEAHGGTVRAESDGPDTGAKFTVKLPIAKPRPLPAQGPPVDERRTEKRALAGLSVLVVDDEPDAREILSEILDIAGATVKTAADAAEALRILSDFVPDVLVSDLAMPGDDGLSLIRKIRSRTPDRIATVPAIALTAYTRPEDRVRALNAGFQMHVPKPVDPTELVVTIASLRTLLA